From the genome of Spinacia oleracea cultivar Varoflay chromosome 2, BTI_SOV_V1, whole genome shotgun sequence, one region includes:
- the LOC110782100 gene encoding probable galactinol--sucrose galactosyltransferase 1 isoform X1 — protein MTIGASINVTPDKKLVVLGKEVLTQVHHNILLTPSAGDAFVSGAFIGVHSDRIGSRRVFPVGKLQGLRFMCVFRFKMWWMTQRMGDCGQQIPFETQFLIVEADQGFPESGEIGIGGATYVVFLPILEGNFRAVLQGNAHNDLEICLESGCPEVQQFDGSHLVYVAAGSDPFHLITNAVKSVERHLQTFCHRERKKMPDMLNWFGWCTWDAFYTNVTSEGVKEGLQSFEEGGISPKFIIIDDGWQSVGMDSESVSCEEDNCANFSNRLTHIKENHKFQKNGKQGHRMEDGFRDTITEIKDNHAVKYVYMWHAITGYWGGVKPGVAEMEHYEPRLAYPKTSPGVESNEHAEYVDNSLETMRKNGLGLVNPEKVFNFYDELHSYLASAGIDGVKVDVQNVLETLGAGYGGRVTLARNYHKALEASIGRNFPDNGIISCMSHNTDGLYSAKRAAIIRASDDFWPRDPASHTIHIASIAYNTLFLGEFMQPDWDMFHSLHTMAEYHGAARAVGGCAIYVSDKPGHHDFDLLRKLVLPDGSILRAKLPGRPTRDSLFSDPARDGKSLLKIWNMNDYTGVIGVFNCQGAGWCKVGKRNLVHDEQPDAITGSVRAHDVNYLNKIADAGWNGDAVVYGHLRGFSVAAVMALAGISTMNSVFRSVRGFYSDGDRRKLWESAADETTTKEEEEDEDEDEDGVVSDTLDRQKQRRQEETVGKEEDVDEEEEEEEEAEGVEEERRRLSSEADLEGEEEDVTTAAPPSATASVTVTAADITEKKPQAQAQKSKKQKNPRKK, from the exons ATGACAATTGGAGCTTCCATTAATGTCACACCGGATAAGAAGCTGGTGGTGTTGGGGAAGGAGGTGCTCACTCAAGTGCATCATAATATCCTTCTCACTCCGTCTGCCGGAGATGCTTTCGTCTCCGGCGCTTTCATCGGCGTTCATTCTGATCGTATCGGAAGCCGTCGTGTCTTTCCAGTCGGAAAACTTCA GGGGTTGCGGTTTATGTGTGTATTTAGATTCAAGATGTGGTGGATGACGCAAAGGATGGGAGATTGTGGACAACAAATTCCCTTTGAAACTCAATTTTTGATTGTTGAAGCCGATCAAGGGTTTCCTGAGTCCGGTGAAATTGGCATTGGCGGCGCAACCTATGTTGTTTTCCTGCCCATTCTTGAAGGCAACTTCAGAGCTGTGCTCCAAGGAAATGCCCACAATGACCTCGAAATCTGTCTTGAAAGTG GGTGTCCTGAAGTTCAACAATTTGATGGGAGTCATTTGGTGTATGTGGCTGCTGGTTCTGACCCATTTCATCTCATAACCAATGCTGTCAA GAGTGTAGAGAGACATCTTCAAACATTCTGCCATCGTGAACGAAAGAAG ATGCCAGATATGCTGAACTGGTTTGGCTGGTGTACTTGGGATGCCTTTTACACCAACGTTACCTCAGAAGGAGTTAAGGAGGGATTGCAAAG TTTTGAAGAGGGTGGAATTTCTCCAAAATTTATCATCATTGATGATGGATGGCAATCGGTAGGCATGGATTCCGAAAGTGTTTCATGTGAAGAAGATAATTGTGCCAA TTTTTCTAATAGGCTAACACACATCAAAGAGAATCACAAATTCCAAAAGAATGGTAAACAAGGACACAGAATGGAGGATGGCTTCCGTGACACCATTACAGAAATTAAAGACAATCATGCTGTTAA GTATGTCTATATGTGGCATGCAATAACAGGGTATTGGGGAGGTGTTAAACCGGGTGTTGCTGAAATGGAGCATTATGAACCCAGGTTAGCCTATCCAAAAACATCCCCAGGTGTTGAGTCAAATGAGCACGCGGAGTATGTTGATAATTCCTTGGAAACCATGAGGAAGAATGGACTCGGGCTTGTGAATCCtgaaaaagttttcaacttcTACGATGAGTTACACTCGTACCTTGCCTCAGCTGGTATTGATGGGGTGAAGGTTGATGTCCAAAATGTCCTTGAAACACTTGGTGCTGGTTATGGTGGAAGAGTTACTCTTGCTAGAAACTATCACAAGGCTTTAGAAGCTTCTATTGGTAGGAATTTCCCTGATAATGGGATTATATCTTGCATGAGTCATAACACTGATGGCTTATACAG TGCCAAGAGGGCAGCAATTATAAGAGCATCGGATGATTTCTGGCCAAGAGATCCGGCATCACATACCATCCACATTGCTTCAATTGCATATAATACCTTATTCCTCGGAGAGTTTATGCAGCCAGATTGGGATATGTTTCAT AGCTTGCACACTATGGCTGAATACCATGGAGCAGCTCGTGCTGTCGGTGGTTGTGCAATCTATGTTAG TGACAAGCCTGGACACCATGACTTTGATTTACTGAGAAAGCTTGTACTTCCTGATGGTTCTATATTGAGGGCCAAACTGCCTGGCAGACCAACCAGGGATAGCTTATTCTCAGATCCTGCTAGAGATGGTAAAAG TCTTTTGAAGATATGGAACATGAATGATTACACTGGGGTGATTGGTGTTTTCAACTGCCAAGGAGCTGGTTGGTGTAAGGTTGGAAAGAGAAATTTAGTCCACGACGAACAACCTGATGCAATTACTGGTTCTGTTAGAGCTCATGATGTAAATTATCTTAACAAGATTGCTGATGCCGGATGGAATGGGgatgctgttgtatatggccaTCTTCGAG GCTTTTCCGTGGCGGCGGTCATGGCTTTGGCTGGGATTTCCACTATGAATTCCGTGTTCCGCTCCGTCCGAGGGTTTTACTCCGACGGTGATCGCCGGAAATTATGGGAATCCGCCGCAGATGAGACAACCACcaaggaggaagaggaagatgaagatgaagatgaagatggtgTGGTTTCAGACACTCTTGATCGGCAAAAGCAGCGGAGGCAGGAGGAAACAGTTGGTAAAGAGGAGGATGTGgatgaggaggaggaggaggaggaggaggcggAGGGAGTGGAAGAGGAGCGGCGCCGCCTGTCTTCGGAGGCTGATTTGGAGGGAGAGGAGGAGGATGTGACGACGGCTGCACCACCTAGTGCAACAGCTAGTGTTACTGTTACTGCTGCTGATATTACAGAGAAGAAACCACAAGCACAAGCTCAGAAatcgaaaaaacaaaagaatccCAGAAAGAAATAA
- the LOC110782100 gene encoding probable galactinol--sucrose galactosyltransferase 1 isoform X3 encodes MLSSPALSSAFILIVSEAVVSFQSENFSLGLRFMCVFRFKMWWMTQRMGDCGQQIPFETQFLIVEADQGFPESGEIGIGGATYVVFLPILEGNFRAVLQGNAHNDLEICLESGCPEVQQFDGSHLVYVAAGSDPFHLITNAVKSVERHLQTFCHRERKKMPDMLNWFGWCTWDAFYTNVTSEGVKEGLQSFEEGGISPKFIIIDDGWQSVGMDSESVSCEEDNCANFSNRLTHIKENHKFQKNGKQGHRMEDGFRDTITEIKDNHAVKYVYMWHAITGYWGGVKPGVAEMEHYEPRLAYPKTSPGVESNEHAEYVDNSLETMRKNGLGLVNPEKVFNFYDELHSYLASAGIDGVKVDVQNVLETLGAGYGGRVTLARNYHKALEASIGRNFPDNGIISCMSHNTDGLYSAKRAAIIRASDDFWPRDPASHTIHIASIAYNTLFLGEFMQPDWDMFHSLHTMAEYHGAARAVGGCAIYVSDKPGHHDFDLLRKLVLPDGSILRAKLPGRPTRDSLFSDPARDGKSLLKIWNMNDYTGVIGVFNCQGAGWCKVGKRNLVHDEQPDAITGSVRAHDVNYLNKIADAGWNGDAVVYGHLRGFSVAAVMALAGISTMNSVFRSVRGFYSDGDRRKLWESAADETTTKEEEEDEDEDEDGVVSDTLDRQKQRRQEETVGKEEDVDEEEEEEEEAEGVEEERRRLSSEADLEGEEEDVTTAAPPSATASVTVTAADITEKKPQAQAQKSKKQKNPRKK; translated from the exons ATGCTTTCGTCTCCGGCGCTTTCATCGGCGTTCATTCTGATCGTATCGGAAGCCGTCGTGTCTTTCCAGTCGGAAAACTTCAGttt GGGGTTGCGGTTTATGTGTGTATTTAGATTCAAGATGTGGTGGATGACGCAAAGGATGGGAGATTGTGGACAACAAATTCCCTTTGAAACTCAATTTTTGATTGTTGAAGCCGATCAAGGGTTTCCTGAGTCCGGTGAAATTGGCATTGGCGGCGCAACCTATGTTGTTTTCCTGCCCATTCTTGAAGGCAACTTCAGAGCTGTGCTCCAAGGAAATGCCCACAATGACCTCGAAATCTGTCTTGAAAGTG GGTGTCCTGAAGTTCAACAATTTGATGGGAGTCATTTGGTGTATGTGGCTGCTGGTTCTGACCCATTTCATCTCATAACCAATGCTGTCAA GAGTGTAGAGAGACATCTTCAAACATTCTGCCATCGTGAACGAAAGAAG ATGCCAGATATGCTGAACTGGTTTGGCTGGTGTACTTGGGATGCCTTTTACACCAACGTTACCTCAGAAGGAGTTAAGGAGGGATTGCAAAG TTTTGAAGAGGGTGGAATTTCTCCAAAATTTATCATCATTGATGATGGATGGCAATCGGTAGGCATGGATTCCGAAAGTGTTTCATGTGAAGAAGATAATTGTGCCAA TTTTTCTAATAGGCTAACACACATCAAAGAGAATCACAAATTCCAAAAGAATGGTAAACAAGGACACAGAATGGAGGATGGCTTCCGTGACACCATTACAGAAATTAAAGACAATCATGCTGTTAA GTATGTCTATATGTGGCATGCAATAACAGGGTATTGGGGAGGTGTTAAACCGGGTGTTGCTGAAATGGAGCATTATGAACCCAGGTTAGCCTATCCAAAAACATCCCCAGGTGTTGAGTCAAATGAGCACGCGGAGTATGTTGATAATTCCTTGGAAACCATGAGGAAGAATGGACTCGGGCTTGTGAATCCtgaaaaagttttcaacttcTACGATGAGTTACACTCGTACCTTGCCTCAGCTGGTATTGATGGGGTGAAGGTTGATGTCCAAAATGTCCTTGAAACACTTGGTGCTGGTTATGGTGGAAGAGTTACTCTTGCTAGAAACTATCACAAGGCTTTAGAAGCTTCTATTGGTAGGAATTTCCCTGATAATGGGATTATATCTTGCATGAGTCATAACACTGATGGCTTATACAG TGCCAAGAGGGCAGCAATTATAAGAGCATCGGATGATTTCTGGCCAAGAGATCCGGCATCACATACCATCCACATTGCTTCAATTGCATATAATACCTTATTCCTCGGAGAGTTTATGCAGCCAGATTGGGATATGTTTCAT AGCTTGCACACTATGGCTGAATACCATGGAGCAGCTCGTGCTGTCGGTGGTTGTGCAATCTATGTTAG TGACAAGCCTGGACACCATGACTTTGATTTACTGAGAAAGCTTGTACTTCCTGATGGTTCTATATTGAGGGCCAAACTGCCTGGCAGACCAACCAGGGATAGCTTATTCTCAGATCCTGCTAGAGATGGTAAAAG TCTTTTGAAGATATGGAACATGAATGATTACACTGGGGTGATTGGTGTTTTCAACTGCCAAGGAGCTGGTTGGTGTAAGGTTGGAAAGAGAAATTTAGTCCACGACGAACAACCTGATGCAATTACTGGTTCTGTTAGAGCTCATGATGTAAATTATCTTAACAAGATTGCTGATGCCGGATGGAATGGGgatgctgttgtatatggccaTCTTCGAG GCTTTTCCGTGGCGGCGGTCATGGCTTTGGCTGGGATTTCCACTATGAATTCCGTGTTCCGCTCCGTCCGAGGGTTTTACTCCGACGGTGATCGCCGGAAATTATGGGAATCCGCCGCAGATGAGACAACCACcaaggaggaagaggaagatgaagatgaagatgaagatggtgTGGTTTCAGACACTCTTGATCGGCAAAAGCAGCGGAGGCAGGAGGAAACAGTTGGTAAAGAGGAGGATGTGgatgaggaggaggaggaggaggaggaggcggAGGGAGTGGAAGAGGAGCGGCGCCGCCTGTCTTCGGAGGCTGATTTGGAGGGAGAGGAGGAGGATGTGACGACGGCTGCACCACCTAGTGCAACAGCTAGTGTTACTGTTACTGCTGCTGATATTACAGAGAAGAAACCACAAGCACAAGCTCAGAAatcgaaaaaacaaaagaatccCAGAAAGAAATAA
- the LOC110782100 gene encoding probable galactinol--sucrose galactosyltransferase 1 isoform X2 produces MTIGASINVTPDKKLVVLGKEVLTQVHHNILLTPSAGDAFVSGAFIGVHSDRIGSRRVFPVGKLQGLRFMCVFRFKMWWMTQRMGDCGQQIPFETQFLIVEADQGFPESGEIGIGGATYVVFLPILEGNFRAVLQGNAHNDLEICLESGCPEVQQFDGSHLVYVAAGSDPFHLITNAVKSVERHLQTFCHRERKKMPDMLNWFGWCTWDAFYTNVTSEGVKEGLQSFEEGGISPKFIIIDDGWQSVGMDSESVSCEEDNCANFSNRLTHIKENHKFQKNGKQGHRMEDGFRDTITEIKDNHAVKYVYMWHAITGYWGGVKPGVAEMEHYEPRLAYPKTSPGVESNEHAEYVDNSLETMRKNGLGLVNPEKVFNFYDELHSYLASAGIDGVKVDVQNVLETLGAGYGGRVTLARNYHKALEASIGRNFPDNGIISCMSHNTDGLYSAKRAAIIRASDDFWPRDPASHTIHIASIAYNTLFLGEFMQPDWDMFHSLHTMAEYHGAARAVGGCAIYVSDKPGHHDFDLLRKLVLPDGSILRAKLPGRPTRDSLFSDPARDGKSLLKIWNMNDYTGVIGVFNCQGAGWCKVGKRNLVHDEQPDAITGSVRAHDVNYLNKIADAGWNGDAVVYGHLRGEVVYLPQNASFPVTLKAREYEVFTVVPAKKLSDGVIFAPIGLIKMFNSGGAVKGLQYEAEENFVVCLKVRGCGVFGAYSSIQPKKISVDNQEIDFQYEKAYGLLTFTLTTPERELYLWNVSIQL; encoded by the exons ATGACAATTGGAGCTTCCATTAATGTCACACCGGATAAGAAGCTGGTGGTGTTGGGGAAGGAGGTGCTCACTCAAGTGCATCATAATATCCTTCTCACTCCGTCTGCCGGAGATGCTTTCGTCTCCGGCGCTTTCATCGGCGTTCATTCTGATCGTATCGGAAGCCGTCGTGTCTTTCCAGTCGGAAAACTTCA GGGGTTGCGGTTTATGTGTGTATTTAGATTCAAGATGTGGTGGATGACGCAAAGGATGGGAGATTGTGGACAACAAATTCCCTTTGAAACTCAATTTTTGATTGTTGAAGCCGATCAAGGGTTTCCTGAGTCCGGTGAAATTGGCATTGGCGGCGCAACCTATGTTGTTTTCCTGCCCATTCTTGAAGGCAACTTCAGAGCTGTGCTCCAAGGAAATGCCCACAATGACCTCGAAATCTGTCTTGAAAGTG GGTGTCCTGAAGTTCAACAATTTGATGGGAGTCATTTGGTGTATGTGGCTGCTGGTTCTGACCCATTTCATCTCATAACCAATGCTGTCAA GAGTGTAGAGAGACATCTTCAAACATTCTGCCATCGTGAACGAAAGAAG ATGCCAGATATGCTGAACTGGTTTGGCTGGTGTACTTGGGATGCCTTTTACACCAACGTTACCTCAGAAGGAGTTAAGGAGGGATTGCAAAG TTTTGAAGAGGGTGGAATTTCTCCAAAATTTATCATCATTGATGATGGATGGCAATCGGTAGGCATGGATTCCGAAAGTGTTTCATGTGAAGAAGATAATTGTGCCAA TTTTTCTAATAGGCTAACACACATCAAAGAGAATCACAAATTCCAAAAGAATGGTAAACAAGGACACAGAATGGAGGATGGCTTCCGTGACACCATTACAGAAATTAAAGACAATCATGCTGTTAA GTATGTCTATATGTGGCATGCAATAACAGGGTATTGGGGAGGTGTTAAACCGGGTGTTGCTGAAATGGAGCATTATGAACCCAGGTTAGCCTATCCAAAAACATCCCCAGGTGTTGAGTCAAATGAGCACGCGGAGTATGTTGATAATTCCTTGGAAACCATGAGGAAGAATGGACTCGGGCTTGTGAATCCtgaaaaagttttcaacttcTACGATGAGTTACACTCGTACCTTGCCTCAGCTGGTATTGATGGGGTGAAGGTTGATGTCCAAAATGTCCTTGAAACACTTGGTGCTGGTTATGGTGGAAGAGTTACTCTTGCTAGAAACTATCACAAGGCTTTAGAAGCTTCTATTGGTAGGAATTTCCCTGATAATGGGATTATATCTTGCATGAGTCATAACACTGATGGCTTATACAG TGCCAAGAGGGCAGCAATTATAAGAGCATCGGATGATTTCTGGCCAAGAGATCCGGCATCACATACCATCCACATTGCTTCAATTGCATATAATACCTTATTCCTCGGAGAGTTTATGCAGCCAGATTGGGATATGTTTCAT AGCTTGCACACTATGGCTGAATACCATGGAGCAGCTCGTGCTGTCGGTGGTTGTGCAATCTATGTTAG TGACAAGCCTGGACACCATGACTTTGATTTACTGAGAAAGCTTGTACTTCCTGATGGTTCTATATTGAGGGCCAAACTGCCTGGCAGACCAACCAGGGATAGCTTATTCTCAGATCCTGCTAGAGATGGTAAAAG TCTTTTGAAGATATGGAACATGAATGATTACACTGGGGTGATTGGTGTTTTCAACTGCCAAGGAGCTGGTTGGTGTAAGGTTGGAAAGAGAAATTTAGTCCACGACGAACAACCTGATGCAATTACTGGTTCTGTTAGAGCTCATGATGTAAATTATCTTAACAAGATTGCTGATGCCGGATGGAATGGGgatgctgttgtatatggccaTCTTCGAG GGGAAGTTGTGTATCTTCCACAAAATGCATCATTTCCTGTCACACTGAAGGCAAGAGAATATGAAGTTTTTACGGTGGTTCCGGCGAAGAAGTTGTCGGACGGTGTGATTTTCGCCCCGATTGGGCTGATTAAGATGTTCAACTCAGGAGGTGCAGTTAAGGGCTTGCAATATGAGGCAGAAGAAAACTTTGTTGTTTGCCTCAAAGTTAGGGGTTGTGGTGTATTTGGGGCATATTCCTCAATCCAACCTAAGAAGATTAGTGTAGATAATCAAGAAATAGATTTCCAATACGAAAAAGCCTATGGATTACTAACCTTTACATTGACAACTCCAGAAAGGGAATTGTACCTCTGGAATGTAAGTATTCAATTATAA
- the LOC110782100 gene encoding probable galactinol--sucrose galactosyltransferase 1 isoform X4 — MTIGASINVTPDKKLVVLGKEVLTQVHHNILLTPSAGDAFVSGAFIGVHSDRIGSRRVFPVGKLQGLRFMCVFRFKMWWMTQRMGDCGQQIPFETQFLIVEADQGFPESGEIGIGGATYVVFLPILEGNFRAVLQGNAHNDLEICLESGCPEVQQFDGSHLVYVAAGSDPFHLITNAVKSVERHLQTFCHRERKKMPDMLNWFGWCTWDAFYTNVTSEGVKEGLQSFEEGGISPKFIIIDDGWQSVGMDSESVSCEEDNCANFSNRLTHIKENHKFQKNGKQGHRMEDGFRDTITEIKDNHAVKYVYMWHAITGYWGGVKPGVAEMEHYEPRLAYPKTSPGVESNEHAEYVDNSLETMRKNGLGLVNPEKVFNFYDELHSYLASAGIDGVKVDVQNVLETLGAGYGGRVTLARNYHKALEASIGRNFPDNGIISCMSHNTDGLYSAKRAAIIRASDDFWPRDPASHTIHIASIAYNTLFLGEFMQPDWDMFHSLHTMAEYHGAARAVGGCAIYVSDKPGHHDFDLLRKLVLPDGSILRAKLPGRPTRDSLFSDPARDGKSLLKIWNMNDYTGVIGVFNCQGAGWCKVGKRNLVHDEQPDAITGSVRAHDVNYLNKIADAGWNGDAVVYGHLRDGERVKRSQKTPNLRKRPGNRHWREDQPLQQSNQRG; from the exons ATGACAATTGGAGCTTCCATTAATGTCACACCGGATAAGAAGCTGGTGGTGTTGGGGAAGGAGGTGCTCACTCAAGTGCATCATAATATCCTTCTCACTCCGTCTGCCGGAGATGCTTTCGTCTCCGGCGCTTTCATCGGCGTTCATTCTGATCGTATCGGAAGCCGTCGTGTCTTTCCAGTCGGAAAACTTCA GGGGTTGCGGTTTATGTGTGTATTTAGATTCAAGATGTGGTGGATGACGCAAAGGATGGGAGATTGTGGACAACAAATTCCCTTTGAAACTCAATTTTTGATTGTTGAAGCCGATCAAGGGTTTCCTGAGTCCGGTGAAATTGGCATTGGCGGCGCAACCTATGTTGTTTTCCTGCCCATTCTTGAAGGCAACTTCAGAGCTGTGCTCCAAGGAAATGCCCACAATGACCTCGAAATCTGTCTTGAAAGTG GGTGTCCTGAAGTTCAACAATTTGATGGGAGTCATTTGGTGTATGTGGCTGCTGGTTCTGACCCATTTCATCTCATAACCAATGCTGTCAA GAGTGTAGAGAGACATCTTCAAACATTCTGCCATCGTGAACGAAAGAAG ATGCCAGATATGCTGAACTGGTTTGGCTGGTGTACTTGGGATGCCTTTTACACCAACGTTACCTCAGAAGGAGTTAAGGAGGGATTGCAAAG TTTTGAAGAGGGTGGAATTTCTCCAAAATTTATCATCATTGATGATGGATGGCAATCGGTAGGCATGGATTCCGAAAGTGTTTCATGTGAAGAAGATAATTGTGCCAA TTTTTCTAATAGGCTAACACACATCAAAGAGAATCACAAATTCCAAAAGAATGGTAAACAAGGACACAGAATGGAGGATGGCTTCCGTGACACCATTACAGAAATTAAAGACAATCATGCTGTTAA GTATGTCTATATGTGGCATGCAATAACAGGGTATTGGGGAGGTGTTAAACCGGGTGTTGCTGAAATGGAGCATTATGAACCCAGGTTAGCCTATCCAAAAACATCCCCAGGTGTTGAGTCAAATGAGCACGCGGAGTATGTTGATAATTCCTTGGAAACCATGAGGAAGAATGGACTCGGGCTTGTGAATCCtgaaaaagttttcaacttcTACGATGAGTTACACTCGTACCTTGCCTCAGCTGGTATTGATGGGGTGAAGGTTGATGTCCAAAATGTCCTTGAAACACTTGGTGCTGGTTATGGTGGAAGAGTTACTCTTGCTAGAAACTATCACAAGGCTTTAGAAGCTTCTATTGGTAGGAATTTCCCTGATAATGGGATTATATCTTGCATGAGTCATAACACTGATGGCTTATACAG TGCCAAGAGGGCAGCAATTATAAGAGCATCGGATGATTTCTGGCCAAGAGATCCGGCATCACATACCATCCACATTGCTTCAATTGCATATAATACCTTATTCCTCGGAGAGTTTATGCAGCCAGATTGGGATATGTTTCAT AGCTTGCACACTATGGCTGAATACCATGGAGCAGCTCGTGCTGTCGGTGGTTGTGCAATCTATGTTAG TGACAAGCCTGGACACCATGACTTTGATTTACTGAGAAAGCTTGTACTTCCTGATGGTTCTATATTGAGGGCCAAACTGCCTGGCAGACCAACCAGGGATAGCTTATTCTCAGATCCTGCTAGAGATGGTAAAAG TCTTTTGAAGATATGGAACATGAATGATTACACTGGGGTGATTGGTGTTTTCAACTGCCAAGGAGCTGGTTGGTGTAAGGTTGGAAAGAGAAATTTAGTCCACGACGAACAACCTGATGCAATTACTGGTTCTGTTAGAGCTCATGATGTAAATTATCTTAACAAGATTGCTGATGCCGGATGGAATGGGgatgctgttgtatatggccaTCTTCGAG ATGGTGAAAGAGTGAAGAGAAGCCAAAAGACGCCGAACCTCCGCAAGAGACCAGGAAATCGACATTGGAGGGAGGACCAACCGTTGCAACAGTCGAACCAACGTGGTTGA
- the LOC110782100 gene encoding probable galactinol--sucrose galactosyltransferase 1 isoform X6, with the protein MTIGASINVTPDKKLVVLGKEVLTQVHHNILLTPSAGDAFVSGAFIGVHSDRIGSRRVFPVGKLQGLRFMCVFRFKMWWMTQRMGDCGQQIPFETQFLIVEADQGFPESGEIGIGGATYVVFLPILEGNFRAVLQGNAHNDLEICLESGCPEVQQFDGSHLVYVAAGSDPFHLITNAVKSVERHLQTFCHRERKKMPDMLNWFGWCTWDAFYTNVTSEGVKEGLQSFEEGGISPKFIIIDDGWQSVGMDSESVSCEEDNCANFSNRLTHIKENHKFQKNGKQGHRMEDGFRDTITEIKDNHAVKYVYMWHAITGYWGGVKPGVAEMEHYEPRLAYPKTSPGVESNEHAEYVDNSLETMRKNGLGLVNPEKVFNFYDELHSYLASAGIDGVKVDVQNVLETLGAGYGGRVTLARNYHKALEASIGRNFPDNGIISCMSHNTDGLYSAKRAAIIRASDDFWPRDPASHTIHIASIAYNTLFLGEFMQPDWDMFHSLHTMAEYHGAARAVGGCAIYVSDKPGHHDFDLLRKLVLPDGSILRAKLPGRPTRDSLFSDPARDGKSLLKIWNMNDYTGVIGVFNCQGAGWCKVGKRNLVHDEQPDAITGSVRAHDVNYLNKIADAGWNGDAVVYGHLRGLRTNKTEIKKKARKSDADEPGRQEHGRP; encoded by the exons ATGACAATTGGAGCTTCCATTAATGTCACACCGGATAAGAAGCTGGTGGTGTTGGGGAAGGAGGTGCTCACTCAAGTGCATCATAATATCCTTCTCACTCCGTCTGCCGGAGATGCTTTCGTCTCCGGCGCTTTCATCGGCGTTCATTCTGATCGTATCGGAAGCCGTCGTGTCTTTCCAGTCGGAAAACTTCA GGGGTTGCGGTTTATGTGTGTATTTAGATTCAAGATGTGGTGGATGACGCAAAGGATGGGAGATTGTGGACAACAAATTCCCTTTGAAACTCAATTTTTGATTGTTGAAGCCGATCAAGGGTTTCCTGAGTCCGGTGAAATTGGCATTGGCGGCGCAACCTATGTTGTTTTCCTGCCCATTCTTGAAGGCAACTTCAGAGCTGTGCTCCAAGGAAATGCCCACAATGACCTCGAAATCTGTCTTGAAAGTG GGTGTCCTGAAGTTCAACAATTTGATGGGAGTCATTTGGTGTATGTGGCTGCTGGTTCTGACCCATTTCATCTCATAACCAATGCTGTCAA GAGTGTAGAGAGACATCTTCAAACATTCTGCCATCGTGAACGAAAGAAG ATGCCAGATATGCTGAACTGGTTTGGCTGGTGTACTTGGGATGCCTTTTACACCAACGTTACCTCAGAAGGAGTTAAGGAGGGATTGCAAAG TTTTGAAGAGGGTGGAATTTCTCCAAAATTTATCATCATTGATGATGGATGGCAATCGGTAGGCATGGATTCCGAAAGTGTTTCATGTGAAGAAGATAATTGTGCCAA TTTTTCTAATAGGCTAACACACATCAAAGAGAATCACAAATTCCAAAAGAATGGTAAACAAGGACACAGAATGGAGGATGGCTTCCGTGACACCATTACAGAAATTAAAGACAATCATGCTGTTAA GTATGTCTATATGTGGCATGCAATAACAGGGTATTGGGGAGGTGTTAAACCGGGTGTTGCTGAAATGGAGCATTATGAACCCAGGTTAGCCTATCCAAAAACATCCCCAGGTGTTGAGTCAAATGAGCACGCGGAGTATGTTGATAATTCCTTGGAAACCATGAGGAAGAATGGACTCGGGCTTGTGAATCCtgaaaaagttttcaacttcTACGATGAGTTACACTCGTACCTTGCCTCAGCTGGTATTGATGGGGTGAAGGTTGATGTCCAAAATGTCCTTGAAACACTTGGTGCTGGTTATGGTGGAAGAGTTACTCTTGCTAGAAACTATCACAAGGCTTTAGAAGCTTCTATTGGTAGGAATTTCCCTGATAATGGGATTATATCTTGCATGAGTCATAACACTGATGGCTTATACAG TGCCAAGAGGGCAGCAATTATAAGAGCATCGGATGATTTCTGGCCAAGAGATCCGGCATCACATACCATCCACATTGCTTCAATTGCATATAATACCTTATTCCTCGGAGAGTTTATGCAGCCAGATTGGGATATGTTTCAT AGCTTGCACACTATGGCTGAATACCATGGAGCAGCTCGTGCTGTCGGTGGTTGTGCAATCTATGTTAG TGACAAGCCTGGACACCATGACTTTGATTTACTGAGAAAGCTTGTACTTCCTGATGGTTCTATATTGAGGGCCAAACTGCCTGGCAGACCAACCAGGGATAGCTTATTCTCAGATCCTGCTAGAGATGGTAAAAG TCTTTTGAAGATATGGAACATGAATGATTACACTGGGGTGATTGGTGTTTTCAACTGCCAAGGAGCTGGTTGGTGTAAGGTTGGAAAGAGAAATTTAGTCCACGACGAACAACCTGATGCAATTACTGGTTCTGTTAGAGCTCATGATGTAAATTATCTTAACAAGATTGCTGATGCCGGATGGAATGGGgatgctgttgtatatggccaTCTTCGAG GACTAAGAACAAACAAGACAGAAATTAAAAAGAAAGCAAGAAAATCTGACGCCGACGAGCCTGGCCGGCAAGAACATGGGCGTCCCTAA